In Rahnella aquatilis CIP 78.65 = ATCC 33071, one DNA window encodes the following:
- a CDS encoding MFS transporter, producing MSTTKQPNPWYVGVVSGMASYIDSAAIVSNGTALVIYQKAIGTTSAQIGILSGILTLSIALGAFLGGRLGDCYGRRKVFIVTMAMIIMGTLLLAFGHTFPVLLIGTLLVGLATGADLPVSLATIAEAATDKNRGKIIGLSNLLWFLGIGTTMAISAMVGGWGRPGAQIMYLHVCVVAVVLLALRWTIPESPLWLIARSERRAGIVTVRAQKASFNDLIHGKYLWPFVALCLFYAFTNLAANTGGQFGTYIAVNVVGISVAQHSLWNLLTMPVGVFAGIMFMRFVDTPKRIPAFILGAFCFAGGFFLPVLFNFSPVSWFCCLFFTAIGSGLAFEGIMKVWSQESFPTMLRATAQGIIVAISRLLCGVLAFVTPLLLDAGPLVLYSILSATVALGLSIGWICFHGKQRNEFNSEDGSVIKEPASAYPASVIEQI from the coding sequence ATGTCAACCACTAAACAACCTAATCCCTGGTACGTCGGGGTGGTTTCCGGCATGGCGTCATATATTGATTCTGCCGCGATTGTTTCAAACGGAACGGCTCTGGTAATTTATCAAAAAGCGATAGGGACGACATCGGCTCAGATAGGCATACTTTCCGGTATATTAACGCTGAGTATTGCGCTGGGCGCATTTCTGGGCGGCAGACTGGGGGATTGTTATGGCAGACGCAAAGTCTTTATTGTCACCATGGCGATGATCATTATGGGTACGCTGTTGCTGGCCTTTGGTCACACTTTCCCGGTGCTGCTGATCGGCACATTGCTCGTCGGGCTGGCCACCGGCGCAGACTTACCGGTATCCCTGGCGACCATTGCTGAAGCCGCAACGGATAAAAATCGCGGGAAGATTATCGGGCTGTCAAATTTACTGTGGTTTTTGGGGATTGGCACGACCATGGCGATCTCCGCCATGGTTGGCGGCTGGGGGCGGCCCGGGGCACAGATTATGTATCTGCATGTTTGTGTTGTGGCCGTTGTTCTGCTGGCGCTGCGCTGGACGATCCCGGAATCGCCTTTATGGCTGATTGCCCGAAGCGAACGGCGTGCAGGTATTGTCACGGTTCGTGCACAGAAAGCGTCGTTTAACGATCTCATCCACGGGAAATACCTGTGGCCGTTTGTTGCGCTGTGCCTGTTCTATGCCTTTACCAATCTTGCCGCGAATACCGGCGGTCAGTTTGGGACGTATATTGCGGTCAACGTGGTGGGTATTTCCGTCGCGCAACACTCGCTGTGGAACCTGCTGACCATGCCGGTCGGCGTATTTGCCGGGATCATGTTTATGCGTTTTGTTGATACACCGAAACGTATCCCCGCGTTTATTTTGGGGGCCTTTTGTTTTGCAGGTGGATTCTTCCTGCCGGTATTATTTAACTTTTCCCCTGTATCCTGGTTCTGCTGTTTATTCTTTACCGCCATAGGCAGCGGTCTGGCATTCGAAGGGATAATGAAAGTCTGGTCGCAGGAATCTTTTCCGACCATGCTCCGCGCTACCGCGCAAGGCATTATTGTCGCTATTTCCCGGTTGTTGTGCGGTGTGCTGGCATTTGTTACGCCGCTGCTGCTCGATGCCGGTCCGCTGGTGCTGTATTCCATTTTATCCGCTACGGTGGCTTTAGGGTTATCGATCGGCTGGATCTGTTTCCACGGCAAGCAAAGGAACGAATTTAACAGCGAAGACGGTTCGGTGATTAAGGAGCCAGCCTCTGCATACCCGGCATCCGTCATAGAGCAAATCTAA
- a CDS encoding glycoside hydrolase family 78 protein, with product MPAVIRLTLNQESALSGVQQLPVLGWEIESRNRNVRQTAYRLQISQDQDFDNILLRGEWQESECSNNIPLTELMLTSSQHYFIRVQVRDNYGETSGWSSPAQMITGVLYPHEWLADFITAETSADKDNSHATLLRKSFVLNRAQDIQSAFIHVSALGLYELYLNGHKAGEDALTPGWTSYHNHLLYQTYDVTGHLEKGENVIGAILGAGWYKGDMGFSRHRNYYGERSALISQLVINYNDGSQEIVISDESWKGQDSAILFSEIYDGEIYDARREIPGWCTKDVSGEGWRPVSLVTHEKSTLVAQGSNTVRKMAEIKPVALITTPQGDTVIDFGQNLSGWVEFRVSGKAGDEVVLRHFEVLDADGNVYLDNLRTARQRTAYVLKGEGEEIWHPHFTWQGFRFVKVEEYPGQWDLNNFTAIVLHSAMEQTGHFACSNPQLNQLHHNILWGLKGNFVDVPTDCPQRDERLGWTGDAQIFCRTASYLMQTRNFFAKWLTDLRYDQTPEGGVPHVIPDILTGYCGKDRLLSEGGTHSASAWADAAVINPWTMYLMYGDTCVLENQYASMKGWIDFMTAHAENHIWHYKLQFGDWVALDAKEGSYFGATPNDLTCTAYYAYSTQLFAKAAKVLNRTEDYDHYHALYQAIVRRFQEAFFTPSGQLAARTQTAHILALYFNLVPDEFRQRTTDTLVELLNEHDGHLVTGFVGTPYFCHALSQNGRTKEAWNLLLKEDFPSWLYQVKAGATTVWEHWDGIKPDGSMWSADMNSFNHYAYGAVGEWLYRVAAGIEADEAQPGFKHFIIKPLTGGGLSWLDTRYQSIYGAIGVRWEVSGQTVFLNVTVPANTSATVVLTDGQSVQEADGIDFARCAEGYTAEVGSGEYRIEYRLV from the coding sequence ATGCCTGCAGTGATCAGACTTACTTTGAATCAGGAATCCGCATTGTCCGGTGTGCAGCAACTTCCTGTACTCGGCTGGGAAATTGAAAGCCGTAACAGAAACGTCCGGCAAACCGCTTACCGGCTTCAGATCAGTCAGGATCAGGATTTTGATAATATCCTGCTTCGCGGTGAATGGCAGGAAAGCGAATGTTCAAATAATATTCCCCTGACGGAATTAATGCTCACCTCTTCGCAGCATTATTTTATCCGGGTTCAGGTACGTGATAATTATGGCGAAACCAGCGGCTGGAGTTCGCCCGCGCAGATGATTACCGGCGTGCTTTATCCCCATGAATGGCTGGCTGATTTTATTACCGCCGAAACGTCTGCGGATAAAGACAATTCCCACGCGACATTATTGCGGAAATCGTTTGTTCTGAACCGGGCGCAAGATATTCAGTCGGCTTTTATTCATGTCAGCGCTCTCGGGCTTTATGAATTATATCTGAACGGTCATAAAGCCGGAGAAGATGCCCTGACACCCGGCTGGACGAGTTATCACAATCATTTACTTTATCAGACCTATGATGTGACCGGTCATCTGGAAAAAGGTGAAAACGTCATCGGCGCTATTTTGGGGGCAGGCTGGTACAAAGGTGATATGGGTTTCAGCCGTCATCGCAATTATTATGGCGAACGGAGTGCGCTTATTTCCCAACTGGTCATTAATTATAACGATGGCTCGCAAGAAATTGTGATCAGTGATGAAAGCTGGAAAGGACAGGATTCCGCCATTCTGTTTTCAGAAATCTATGACGGTGAAATTTACGATGCACGCCGGGAAATTCCCGGCTGGTGCACGAAAGATGTTTCAGGAGAGGGCTGGCGGCCAGTCAGTCTGGTGACACATGAAAAATCCACGCTGGTGGCGCAGGGAAGTAATACAGTCAGGAAAATGGCAGAGATTAAACCTGTTGCGCTGATCACCACACCCCAAGGCGACACGGTCATTGATTTTGGCCAGAACCTCAGCGGCTGGGTTGAGTTCAGGGTCAGCGGCAAAGCGGGCGATGAAGTGGTGTTGCGCCACTTTGAGGTACTGGATGCAGACGGCAATGTGTATCTGGATAATCTGCGCACGGCCAGACAGCGAACCGCGTATGTGCTCAAAGGCGAGGGCGAAGAAATCTGGCATCCGCACTTTACCTGGCAAGGCTTCCGCTTCGTGAAAGTTGAGGAATATCCGGGGCAGTGGGATCTGAATAATTTCACCGCCATTGTTTTGCACTCAGCGATGGAACAGACCGGGCATTTCGCCTGTTCAAATCCACAGCTTAATCAGCTACATCACAATATTCTGTGGGGGCTGAAAGGTAATTTTGTCGATGTACCGACGGACTGCCCGCAGCGTGACGAGCGGCTTGGCTGGACGGGCGATGCGCAGATTTTTTGCCGCACGGCGAGTTACCTGATGCAAACCCGTAATTTCTTCGCCAAATGGCTGACCGATCTTCGTTATGATCAGACGCCAGAAGGCGGTGTGCCGCACGTTATCCCGGATATCCTGACCGGCTACTGTGGCAAAGACCGCCTGCTGTCTGAAGGCGGAACCCATTCCGCATCGGCCTGGGCAGATGCCGCAGTGATTAATCCGTGGACGATGTACCTGATGTATGGCGATACCTGTGTGCTGGAAAACCAGTACGCCAGCATGAAAGGCTGGATAGATTTCATGACCGCACATGCGGAAAACCACATCTGGCATTACAAATTACAATTTGGTGACTGGGTCGCGCTGGACGCCAAAGAGGGCAGTTATTTCGGTGCCACGCCCAACGACCTGACCTGCACGGCGTATTACGCTTATTCCACGCAATTGTTCGCCAAAGCGGCAAAAGTGCTGAACCGCACTGAAGACTATGACCATTACCATGCCTTATATCAGGCGATTGTCAGGCGTTTTCAGGAGGCGTTCTTCACACCCTCCGGCCAGCTGGCGGCCAGAACGCAAACCGCACATATTCTGGCTCTGTACTTTAATCTGGTACCTGACGAATTCCGTCAGCGCACCACCGATACGCTGGTTGAATTGCTCAATGAGCACGACGGGCATTTAGTCACCGGTTTTGTCGGCACGCCGTACTTCTGCCATGCCCTCAGCCAGAATGGCCGCACTAAAGAAGCCTGGAATTTACTGCTGAAAGAGGATTTCCCGTCATGGCTGTATCAGGTGAAAGCCGGTGCCACCACCGTCTGGGAACACTGGGACGGTATCAAACCGGACGGCAGTATGTGGAGCGCTGACATGAACTCCTTTAATCACTATGCTTACGGCGCGGTAGGCGAATGGCTCTACCGCGTCGCGGCCGGAATTGAAGCCGACGAGGCACAACCCGGATTCAAACATTTCATCATCAAACCGCTCACCGGCGGCGGTCTGAGCTGGCTGGATACCCGCTATCAGTCCATTTACGGCGCAATTGGCGTGCGCTGGGAAGTGAGCGGTCAGACCGTGTTCCTTAACGTCACTGTTCCGGCGAATACCTCCGCCACCGTGGTCCTGACGGACGGTCAATCTGTGCAGGAGGCGGACGGGATTGATTTTGCGCGCTGTGCCGAAGGGTACACCGCCGAGGTGGGATCGGGGGAATATCGCATCGAATACCGGTTAGTTTAA
- a CDS encoding ABC transporter substrate-binding protein — protein sequence MTVVTRDKSKIAAGLFLALSTLSTFAAHADQLADIKKAGVVKVATFDSNPPFGSVDAKTHDIVGYDVDFAKALAKTLGVKLQLVPTNPANRIPLLQSGKADLIVADITITPERAKVIDFSVPYFVTGQQFLVPAGSPDKLDAYATARIGAVKGTTGEQELHHRFPQSRVLSYDDIPLALSALRNGNVQAITQDSTILAGLLDGAPDKAKYKVLPELLSKEEIGVGVKKGEASLLKVVNDELLNLEKNGQAVSIYNVWFGPQTKSPQPRLFKIEAK from the coding sequence ATGACCGTTGTGACTCGTGATAAAAGCAAAATTGCTGCTGGTTTGTTTCTGGCACTCAGCACGCTTTCCACCTTTGCCGCGCATGCCGACCAGCTGGCGGATATCAAAAAAGCCGGTGTCGTCAAAGTGGCGACATTTGATTCCAATCCGCCGTTTGGGTCTGTGGATGCGAAAACCCACGATATCGTCGGTTATGACGTGGATTTCGCCAAAGCACTGGCGAAAACCCTGGGTGTGAAATTGCAACTGGTGCCGACCAATCCGGCCAACCGTATTCCGTTATTGCAATCCGGTAAGGCGGATCTGATTGTGGCTGATATCACCATCACGCCGGAACGCGCAAAAGTGATCGACTTCTCTGTGCCATATTTCGTCACCGGTCAGCAGTTCCTGGTACCGGCTGGCTCACCGGATAAACTGGATGCCTATGCCACGGCGCGTATCGGGGCGGTGAAAGGCACCACCGGCGAGCAGGAATTGCATCACCGCTTCCCGCAATCGCGCGTGTTGTCTTATGACGATATTCCGCTGGCGCTTTCTGCTTTACGTAACGGCAACGTGCAGGCCATCACTCAGGACAGCACCATTCTGGCCGGTTTGCTGGATGGCGCGCCGGACAAGGCGAAATACAAAGTATTGCCTGAATTGCTGAGCAAGGAAGAGATTGGCGTGGGCGTGAAAAAAGGCGAAGCCAGCCTGCTGAAAGTGGTTAATGACGAGCTGCTGAATCTGGAGAAAAACGGCCAGGCGGTCAGCATTTATAACGTCTGGTTCGGCCCGCAGACGAAATCCCCTCAGCCGCGTCTGTTCAAAATCGAAGCCAAATAA
- a CDS encoding amino acid ABC transporter ATP-binding protein — MPQDTYSTAATSAVFSHSSAGKTAAVEFRQVSKSFGPHEVIRKVDLRVDSGEVVAVCGPSGSGKSTLIRLINQLETVSGGEILIDNQPTRNLKGAALRQLRTHIGFVFQQFNLYAHLTAEDNVSLALIKVHGWKKTQAREKARALLKRVGLGDKALHYPEQLSGGQQQRVAIARALVTDPGIILFDEPTSALDPEMIGEVLLVMQELAKSGITMIVVTHEMTFAREIADRVIFMDGGEILEQAQPEEFFLRPQHPRAQRFLQKVLFPLHPQAGAGR, encoded by the coding sequence ATGCCGCAAGACACTTACTCAACCGCAGCGACGTCTGCGGTTTTTTCACATTCATCTGCCGGTAAAACCGCCGCTGTCGAATTCCGCCAGGTCAGTAAATCTTTTGGTCCGCATGAGGTGATCCGCAAGGTGGATTTGCGCGTGGACAGCGGCGAAGTGGTGGCGGTTTGCGGGCCTTCCGGTTCCGGGAAATCGACGTTGATCCGCCTGATTAATCAGCTGGAAACCGTCAGCGGCGGTGAAATTCTTATCGACAACCAGCCCACGCGAAACCTCAAAGGTGCCGCATTACGCCAGTTGCGCACGCACATCGGCTTTGTGTTTCAGCAGTTCAATCTGTATGCCCATCTTACCGCCGAGGACAACGTCAGTCTGGCGCTGATTAAAGTGCATGGCTGGAAGAAAACTCAGGCACGCGAGAAAGCACGCGCATTGCTGAAACGCGTTGGACTGGGCGATAAAGCCCTGCATTATCCCGAACAGCTTTCCGGCGGTCAGCAGCAGCGCGTGGCGATTGCCCGGGCGCTGGTCACCGATCCGGGCATTATTTTATTTGATGAACCGACGTCAGCGCTCGATCCGGAAATGATCGGCGAAGTATTGCTGGTGATGCAGGAACTGGCGAAAAGTGGCATCACCATGATTGTGGTGACGCATGAAATGACCTTTGCCCGTGAAATCGCTGACCGGGTGATTTTCATGGATGGCGGCGAAATTCTTGAGCAGGCTCAGCCGGAAGAGTTCTTCCTGCGTCCGCAGCATCCGCGTGCGCAGCGGTTCCTGCAAAAAGTGCTGTTCCCGCTGCATCCGCAGGCAGGAGCAGGGCGATGA
- a CDS encoding amino acid ABC transporter permease, which yields MIWHPDWAGVLSGQPLQWIISGFLTTLYVSLAGSLIATLLTVLLLALRLSTSRIARGTVAAFVSVFRNTPLLVQLLFWYFAAYGALPQSWRFYIGDTHPWATFPGNIAWLTPEFLCAAWGLGLFTAAFLLEEVQAGLNSVPKGQTEAAISQGFSRKTLLLSILLPQALTNAWQPVTGQYLNLMKLSSLATGIGFSELTYQVSQIESYNAHAFEGFAVGTLLYLALGLILGGLMTAFGPKRPQRGPQVAMTEETRDGI from the coding sequence ATGATCTGGCATCCCGACTGGGCTGGCGTGCTGAGCGGTCAGCCTTTGCAATGGATTATCTCCGGCTTTCTCACCACCCTGTATGTCAGCCTGGCGGGCAGCCTGATCGCCACGTTACTGACGGTGCTGCTGCTTGCGCTGCGCCTGAGCACGTCACGTATTGCCCGCGGTACGGTGGCGGCGTTTGTCTCTGTTTTCAGGAATACACCCCTGCTGGTGCAACTGCTGTTCTGGTATTTCGCCGCCTACGGCGCGCTGCCGCAAAGCTGGCGTTTTTACATCGGCGACACGCATCCGTGGGCGACGTTTCCTGGCAACATTGCCTGGCTGACGCCGGAATTTTTGTGTGCCGCCTGGGGGCTGGGGCTGTTCACGGCGGCGTTTCTGCTGGAGGAAGTGCAGGCCGGATTGAATTCCGTGCCCAAAGGCCAGACCGAAGCGGCAATTTCCCAGGGTTTCAGCCGCAAAACCTTACTGCTTTCCATTCTTTTGCCGCAGGCGCTGACCAACGCATGGCAGCCCGTCACCGGCCAGTATCTCAACCTGATGAAGCTTTCCTCGCTGGCAACCGGCATTGGTTTTTCAGAACTGACGTATCAGGTCAGCCAGATTGAAAGCTATAACGCACACGCCTTTGAAGGTTTTGCGGTCGGAACGCTGCTTTATCTGGCGCTCGGGCTGATCCTTGGCGGGCTGATGACGGCGTTTGGCCCGAAACGTCCGCAGCGCGGACCGCAGGTCGCAATGACGGAGGAAACCCGCGATGGAATTTGA
- a CDS encoding ABC transporter permease subunit (The N-terminal region of this protein, as described by TIGR01726, is a three transmembrane segment that identifies a subfamily of ABC transporter permease subunits, which specificities that include histidine, arginine, glutamine, glutamate, L-cystine (sic), the opines (in Agrobacterium) octopine and nopaline, etc.), with the protein MEFDRAVLQDNFTYMLWGRLADGEPGGVLLTLIMAVSAGVLALLLGVLMAALAWRFGGLTRKILFVWASFIRGIPLIFVIFWLYFLLPVVFGGSIPGPLTVILALAWFTSAAVMHSTLAGLEALPRGQTEAGIASGMSNGNVLLFVLLPQAWPNLLPSYLGLLISLVKDTSLAFIVNVPELTTVAGQVNNRVQIYPAEIFLFVGLMYYLLCATLAALAGKALQRRRRLRA; encoded by the coding sequence ATGGAATTTGACCGGGCTGTTTTGCAGGATAATTTCACCTACATGCTGTGGGGAAGGCTGGCCGACGGCGAGCCGGGCGGCGTGTTACTGACGCTTATCATGGCTGTCTCGGCGGGGGTTCTGGCGCTGTTGCTGGGCGTGCTGATGGCTGCGCTGGCCTGGCGTTTCGGTGGCCTGACGCGAAAAATCCTGTTTGTCTGGGCATCGTTTATCCGGGGTATTCCGCTGATCTTCGTGATTTTCTGGCTGTATTTCCTGCTGCCGGTCGTGTTTGGCGGGTCGATTCCCGGCCCGCTGACGGTGATCCTGGCGCTGGCCTGGTTTACCTCAGCGGCGGTGATGCACTCGACGCTGGCCGGTCTGGAAGCCTTGCCGCGCGGGCAAACCGAAGCGGGGATCGCGTCCGGTATGAGCAACGGCAACGTGCTGTTGTTTGTGCTGTTGCCGCAGGCGTGGCCGAACCTGTTGCCGTCGTATCTCGGGTTACTGATTTCGCTGGTGAAAGATACGTCGCTGGCGTTTATCGTTAATGTGCCGGAGCTGACCACCGTGGCCGGGCAGGTGAATAACCGGGTGCAAATTTACCCGGCGGAAATCTTCCTGTTTGTCGGGCTGATGTATTATCTGCTGTGCGCGACGCTTGCGGCGTTAGCCGGTAAAGCCTTACAGCGCCGCCGCAGGTTGCGGGCGTAA
- a CDS encoding putative bifunctional diguanylate cyclase/phosphodiesterase: MSEDSDVLYRLLVQRVEDYAIYMLTPEGHIANWNAGAQRAKGYTPEEVVGKHFSCFYTDEDRQNGWPQRGLETARATGRYESEGWRQRKDGSRFWAHIIIEALREAGEIIGFAKITRDVTERRETERALLQAKEQAESNSEQLSSLSQFLNTVIANIPSSVIVENAVSREILLVNRQAERLLGISRDKMLGKRPQDCMGVGLSTFINKQSDECLRAEGVHRSEQQLLTAIGDRTLQTTSSVIRGHDPQTSYVMMIADDVTDQQAAHARIHHMAHHDNLTSLPNRILFSQRLNEALQRDSYTQSHTATLCLDLDNFKNVNDALGHQIGDELLRAIAKRLRMTLRDDDTLARIGGDEFAVVLPGLKDISAAHQISKRLIESVRPPVIIDGHSLSVGLSIGIALAGSAENTPDQLLRCADMALYEAKRNGRNRYEDFRLEMDAAARKRRVVEMDLRDAITCNQLRLYYQPITDARHDAVMGYEALMRWHHPENGLIMPVDFIPIAEETGLIHSLGSFALHEACREAASWKGNQTVAVNLSPVQFKNSGLLSVVESALEASGLDPSRLEVEITESVLLDNTHGNISTLQKLKSLGVRIALDDFGTGYSSLSYLRSFPFDKIKIDRSFINDMHDSREALAIIRAITGMSRSLDIQTTAEGVETDEQFRRLKEEGCTLFQGYFFGRPQPSESRLTGFAPL, translated from the coding sequence ATGAGTGAAGATTCTGATGTACTTTATCGATTGCTGGTTCAGCGCGTAGAAGACTATGCGATTTATATGCTGACTCCCGAGGGTCATATTGCGAACTGGAATGCCGGTGCGCAGCGGGCGAAAGGTTATACGCCTGAAGAAGTGGTCGGTAAGCATTTTTCCTGTTTTTACACCGACGAAGACAGACAAAACGGCTGGCCACAGCGCGGGCTGGAAACGGCGCGTGCCACCGGCCGTTACGAATCCGAAGGCTGGCGACAGCGCAAAGACGGCTCGCGCTTTTGGGCACACATCATTATTGAAGCCTTGCGTGAAGCCGGGGAAATCATCGGATTCGCCAAAATCACCCGTGACGTCACGGAGCGTCGTGAAACAGAACGGGCACTGTTGCAGGCCAAAGAGCAGGCCGAATCCAACAGCGAACAACTCTCGTCCCTGTCACAGTTTCTTAATACCGTGATCGCCAATATCCCGTCCTCGGTGATTGTCGAGAATGCCGTCTCGCGCGAAATTCTGCTGGTCAACCGTCAGGCAGAGCGTCTGCTGGGGATTTCCCGCGACAAAATGCTCGGTAAGCGCCCGCAGGATTGTATGGGCGTCGGGCTGAGCACCTTTATTAATAAACAGTCGGATGAATGTCTGCGTGCAGAAGGCGTACACCGCAGCGAACAGCAATTGCTGACCGCCATTGGTGACCGGACATTGCAGACCACCAGTTCGGTGATCCGCGGGCACGATCCGCAGACCAGCTATGTGATGATGATTGCCGATGACGTGACGGATCAACAGGCCGCGCACGCCCGTATTCATCACATGGCGCATCACGATAACCTGACCAGCCTGCCGAACCGTATCCTGTTCAGCCAGCGTCTCAATGAAGCGTTGCAGCGCGACAGCTACACGCAAAGCCACACCGCCACGCTGTGTCTGGATCTCGATAACTTCAAAAATGTTAATGACGCTCTGGGTCATCAGATTGGTGATGAACTGCTGCGCGCGATTGCCAAACGTCTGCGTATGACGCTGCGCGATGACGATACGCTGGCGCGCATCGGCGGTGATGAATTTGCCGTGGTGCTGCCGGGGCTGAAAGACATTTCTGCCGCGCACCAGATTTCCAAACGCCTGATTGAATCGGTACGTCCGCCAGTGATTATCGACGGCCATTCACTGTCCGTCGGCCTGAGCATCGGTATTGCGCTCGCCGGTTCGGCGGAAAACACCCCCGATCAATTGCTGCGTTGTGCGGACATGGCGCTGTATGAAGCCAAACGTAACGGCCGCAACCGCTATGAAGATTTCCGTCTTGAGATGGATGCCGCCGCGCGCAAACGCCGTGTGGTTGAAATGGATTTACGCGACGCCATTACCTGTAATCAGTTGCGTCTTTACTATCAGCCGATCACTGATGCCCGTCACGATGCCGTAATGGGTTACGAGGCGCTGATGCGCTGGCATCATCCGGAAAACGGGCTGATCATGCCGGTCGATTTCATTCCGATTGCCGAAGAAACGGGGCTGATCCACAGTCTTGGTTCATTTGCGTTGCACGAAGCCTGCCGCGAAGCCGCAAGCTGGAAAGGCAATCAGACGGTTGCCGTTAACCTTTCGCCGGTTCAGTTTAAAAACAGCGGGCTGCTGTCTGTGGTGGAATCGGCGCTGGAGGCCTCGGGGCTGGATCCGTCACGTCTGGAGGTGGAAATTACGGAATCGGTATTACTCGACAATACGCATGGCAATATCAGCACATTGCAGAAACTGAAGTCGCTGGGTGTGCGGATTGCGCTGGACGATTTCGGCACCGGCTATTCATCGCTGAGTTATCTGCGGTCTTTCCCGTTCGACAAAATCAAAATCGACCGGTCATTCATTAACGACATGCACGACAGCCGCGAAGCGCTGGCAATTATCCGCGCCATCACCGGCATGAGCCGCAGTCTGGATATTCAGACCACGGCAGAAGGTGTGGAAACCGACGAGCAGTTCCGGCGTCTGAAAGAAGAAGGTTGTACGTTGTTCCAGGGATATTTCTTCGGACGACCTCAGCCCTCAGAGTCACGACTGACCGGGTTTGCACCCCTCTGA
- a CDS encoding T6SS immunity protein Tli3 family protein yields MKSTKIILTSLLIFWSGVGQSTPYKTPLQVVYQFDAHRYLELEGNRCEGALWYVDITRNIRTEVVHRDNPIFRISFFKFVHPSEKYIAIPWDDLSGFLISKDYGRTWEGARFSPGTGAVQYGADGPQRQEIESITVVNDQGYVLTKTGDLYMSSKPFDDPRLEPGGSGIDYTFTNSRGQSQTNHIRPGYGGGKWGENYVSWNSLQGTPPRTIFAYRTNFQNIPNKVPEVKNYTGWDRMRCDPDLGLPVK; encoded by the coding sequence ATGAAAAGCACTAAAATAATATTAACAAGCCTGTTGATTTTTTGGTCTGGAGTCGGGCAATCAACCCCCTATAAGACGCCTTTACAAGTTGTTTATCAATTTGACGCTCATCGTTATCTCGAACTTGAAGGAAATCGTTGCGAAGGCGCGTTGTGGTACGTCGACATAACAAGAAATATACGGACTGAAGTGGTCCATCGTGACAACCCAATATTTCGGATTTCATTTTTTAAATTTGTGCATCCATCTGAAAAATATATTGCGATTCCATGGGATGACTTATCTGGTTTCTTGATTTCAAAAGATTATGGCCGCACATGGGAGGGAGCACGTTTCTCCCCCGGTACCGGCGCAGTTCAGTACGGAGCTGACGGCCCCCAACGCCAAGAAATTGAATCCATCACTGTCGTCAACGATCAGGGCTATGTGCTGACCAAAACGGGTGACCTTTATATGAGTTCAAAGCCCTTTGACGACCCACGGCTTGAACCCGGCGGTAGCGGCATTGATTACACATTCACCAACAGCCGCGGGCAGTCTCAAACTAACCATATAAGGCCAGGATATGGCGGTGGAAAATGGGGAGAAAATTACGTTTCATGGAATTCATTGCAGGGTACACCACCACGAACCATTTTCGCTTACCGAACGAATTTCCAGAACATCCCCAACAAAGTCCCTGAGGTGAAAAATTACACCGGCTGGGATCGTATGCGGTGTGATCCGGATTTGGGGTTACCGGTCAAATGA